Proteins encoded within one genomic window of Methyloceanibacter stevinii:
- a CDS encoding FAD-binding protein, with translation MDSEQDITIKNWDGTWTYHPRVKARPESVEDLVEIVTDPVRFPSPVRPAGSMHSTARMNGDDEGGTMVDMTAMNRILHFTDDTVTVEAGVTHGDLAKALKARGLQPYITTEIGNTTLAAFACAATKDSSFPGEYGQVSSYVVGIRYVDPNGEIKEITEANDPQEMQLFRTSYGMFGLIFEVTIKVRPTQALEVRHYGLSIDEFRKFLPVYKARGHAVMYYIYPYARRVVVELRKQHPDRKPTSRLRWQYRNKFWKQWAPAVATWIDTNIKSKKWRTKAHDTFFYVQRQLMVRLMRYNHSWPHAQIITYPRKPKVFYLFSMWSFRETDFFDILERYCDFCIAYEKGTGFRCNLPSVGYVISRDCEALFSYTWEGPGMSIDPASTGGREWEEFLHAYNDFCSEHGGTPLFNQTPFLTREMARHSFGARLQKFAAARAERDPKERFLDQHFRDLLS, from the coding sequence ATGGACAGTGAGCAGGACATCACTATCAAGAACTGGGACGGCACCTGGACCTACCACCCACGCGTGAAGGCCAGGCCTGAAAGCGTCGAGGATCTCGTCGAGATCGTCACGGACCCGGTGCGCTTTCCCTCGCCCGTTCGCCCGGCCGGCTCGATGCACTCTACCGCGCGCATGAACGGCGACGACGAGGGCGGCACCATGGTCGATATGACGGCCATGAACCGCATCCTCCATTTCACGGACGACACCGTCACCGTCGAAGCCGGCGTGACTCACGGCGACCTTGCAAAGGCCCTCAAGGCGCGCGGCCTCCAGCCCTACATCACCACGGAAATCGGCAATACGACGCTGGCCGCCTTTGCCTGCGCCGCCACCAAGGACAGCTCCTTCCCCGGCGAGTACGGACAGGTCAGTTCCTATGTGGTGGGAATCCGCTATGTGGACCCGAACGGCGAGATCAAGGAGATCACGGAGGCGAACGATCCTCAGGAGATGCAGCTCTTCCGGACGAGCTACGGCATGTTCGGTCTCATCTTCGAGGTCACCATCAAGGTGCGCCCCACGCAGGCGCTCGAAGTGCGGCACTACGGGCTCAGCATCGACGAGTTCCGCAAGTTCCTGCCCGTGTACAAAGCGCGCGGCCACGCGGTCATGTACTACATCTACCCGTATGCGCGGCGGGTCGTGGTCGAGCTGCGCAAACAGCATCCCGACCGGAAGCCCACCTCGCGGCTCCGCTGGCAATACCGCAACAAGTTCTGGAAGCAGTGGGCCCCGGCTGTCGCGACGTGGATCGATACCAACATCAAGAGCAAGAAGTGGCGGACCAAGGCGCACGACACCTTCTTCTACGTGCAGCGGCAGCTGATGGTGCGGCTCATGCGCTACAATCACAGCTGGCCCCACGCGCAGATCATCACCTACCCCCGCAAGCCGAAGGTGTTCTACCTGTTCAGCATGTGGTCGTTCCGCGAGACCGACTTCTTCGACATCCTCGAGCGCTATTGCGACTTCTGCATCGCCTACGAGAAGGGCACTGGCTTCCGCTGCAACCTGCCGTCCGTCGGCTACGTGATCAGCCGGGACTGCGAGGCCCTGTTCTCCTACACCTGGGAGGGCCCGGGCATGAGCATCGATCCCGCCTCGACCGGCGGGCGGGAGTGGGAAGAGTTTCTCCACGCCTATAACGATTTCTGCAGCGAGCATGGTGGGACGCCGCTCTTCAATCAGACGCCGTTCCTCACCCGCGAGATGGCACGCCACTCCTTTGGGGCGCGTCTGCAGAAATTCGCCGCCGCGCGGGCCGAGCGCGATCCCAAAGAGCGGTTCCTCGACCAGCACTTCCGCGATCTTCTGTCTTAG
- a CDS encoding aldo/keto reductase: protein MEQISIPGLPFAASRVALGTWAIGGWMWGGADDDNAVATIHRALDLGINLVDTAPVYGFGHSEEIVGRALEGRRDTALIATKVGLDWTSGRPRRNSTPERLRQELEDSLRRLRTDVIDIYQVHWPDDATAFEVTAETLDEFRREGKIRAIGVSNFDVAQMDRFRTVAPIATIQPPYNLFERGADDEVLPYAKTHGIVALTYGALCRGLLSGRMTEDTTFEGDDLRKMDPKFQAARRGQYLAAVAELDALARKKFGKSVLALAVRWILDQGDTVALWGARRPAQLDAVPDIMGWHIDPETMAEIDRILDETITDPVGPEFMAPPRTKAA, encoded by the coding sequence ATGGAGCAGATCAGCATTCCCGGACTTCCCTTTGCCGCATCGCGCGTTGCGCTCGGCACCTGGGCGATCGGCGGCTGGATGTGGGGCGGCGCGGACGACGACAATGCGGTGGCCACGATCCACCGCGCGCTCGACCTCGGCATCAACCTGGTCGACACGGCGCCGGTCTACGGTTTCGGCCACTCCGAGGAGATCGTCGGGCGCGCGCTCGAGGGCCGTCGCGACACCGCTCTGATCGCAACGAAGGTGGGACTCGACTGGACCAGCGGGCGCCCGCGCCGCAATTCGACGCCGGAACGCCTGCGGCAGGAGCTCGAAGATTCGCTGCGGCGGCTTCGGACCGACGTGATCGACATCTACCAGGTCCACTGGCCAGATGACGCCACGGCGTTCGAGGTCACGGCCGAAACCCTCGACGAATTCCGGCGCGAAGGGAAAATTCGCGCCATCGGCGTCAGTAATTTCGACGTCGCGCAGATGGACCGTTTTCGGACGGTGGCCCCGATCGCCACGATCCAGCCGCCCTACAATCTCTTCGAACGGGGTGCCGATGACGAGGTCCTGCCCTATGCCAAGACGCATGGCATCGTGGCGCTGACTTATGGCGCTCTGTGCCGCGGGCTCTTGTCCGGGCGGATGACGGAGGACACCACATTCGAGGGCGACGATCTGCGCAAGATGGACCCGAAGTTCCAGGCCGCGCGGCGCGGACAATACCTCGCCGCCGTGGCCGAGCTCGATGCGCTTGCCCGCAAGAAGTTCGGCAAGTCCGTTCTGGCGCTCGCCGTGCGTTGGATTCTGGATCAAGGCGACACGGTCGCGCTCTGGGGCGCCCGGCGCCCTGCGCAGCTCGACGCCGTCCCCGACATCATGGGCTGGCACATCGATCCCGAGACCATGGCGGAGATAGACCGCATTCTGGACGAGACGATCACGGACCCTGTTGGCCCTGAGTTCATGGCGCCGCCGCGGACCAAAGCCGCGTAG
- a CDS encoding DinB family protein — protein sequence MRQTFAMFAGYNAWANERLYDAASRLSDADYRADQGAFFKSMHGTLNHILVADRIWMHRFTGAGALPPSLDAILYEEFEPLRKARRAEDARIAAYVGGLADADVASNIHYGTIVQPAKVVQPLSSALSHVFNHQTHHRGQAHCLLTKVAGEAPSLDLILYQRQTGIGLDRTATSG from the coding sequence ATGCGCCAGACATTTGCGATGTTCGCTGGCTACAACGCGTGGGCCAACGAGCGTCTCTACGATGCGGCATCGCGCCTATCCGATGCGGATTACCGCGCCGATCAGGGTGCCTTCTTCAAGTCGATGCACGGCACGCTCAACCACATTTTGGTGGCGGACCGCATATGGATGCACCGCTTCACAGGCGCGGGGGCTCTGCCGCCGTCGCTCGATGCGATCCTGTATGAGGAGTTCGAGCCGTTGCGCAAAGCGCGGCGTGCGGAGGATGCGCGCATCGCCGCCTATGTGGGAGGTCTGGCTGACGCCGACGTCGCGAGCAACATCCACTACGGCACGATCGTCCAGCCCGCCAAGGTCGTGCAGCCTCTCAGCTCCGCTTTGTCGCACGTGTTCAACCATCAGACCCATCACCGCGGCCAGGCGCATTGCCTGCTGACCAAGGTTGCGGGCGAGGCGCCTTCGCTCGACCTGATCCTCTATCAGCGTCAGACTGGGATTGGCCTCGACCGAACCGCGACGTCAGGCTGA
- a CDS encoding SDR family NAD(P)-dependent oxidoreductase: MADKTYPWKTAWITGASGAICGEIARRLADAGVKVAATARPSEKLDALAASSPNITAFPADVLDVEGLKACAAKVEAELGPIDLALLGAGMYVPFDIRNIDAEGFRQTMALNVDGVLNGVAAVLPAMLERKAGHLAIMGSLFGYAGWPGNGGYGASKAAVINLAESLKLELRGTGVDLTLVNPGFVDTPLNASYDPKKKLFVISKERCARKILEKLPKRPYEIAFPPQVELFLKTVRNLPRVASFPVVRWFIKATGA, encoded by the coding sequence ATGGCCGACAAGACCTATCCATGGAAAACCGCCTGGATCACGGGCGCTTCGGGCGCGATTTGCGGGGAGATCGCACGGCGCCTGGCCGATGCGGGCGTGAAAGTCGCGGCGACCGCGCGGCCGAGCGAAAAGCTCGATGCGCTGGCGGCGTCCAGCCCCAACATCACGGCCTTCCCGGCGGACGTTCTCGACGTCGAGGGGCTCAAGGCCTGTGCGGCCAAGGTCGAGGCCGAACTCGGGCCGATCGATCTGGCGCTGCTCGGGGCCGGCATGTATGTGCCGTTCGACATCCGCAATATCGACGCGGAAGGTTTCCGTCAGACCATGGCGCTCAACGTCGACGGCGTGCTGAACGGCGTCGCCGCCGTGCTGCCGGCGATGCTGGAGCGCAAGGCGGGGCATCTCGCCATCATGGGCTCGCTGTTCGGCTATGCCGGCTGGCCGGGCAATGGCGGCTACGGCGCCAGCAAGGCGGCGGTCATCAATCTTGCGGAGAGCCTGAAGCTGGAGCTGCGGGGCACGGGCGTCGATCTCACGCTCGTCAATCCAGGCTTCGTCGATACGCCGCTCAATGCGTCCTACGACCCGAAGAAGAAGCTCTTCGTGATATCGAAGGAGCGCTGCGCCCGGAAGATCCTGGAGAAGCTGCCGAAGCGGCCCTACGAGATCGCCTTTCCGCCCCAGGTGGAACTGTTCCTCAAGACGGTGCGCAATCTGCCGCGCGTGGCGTCGTTCCCCGTCGTGCGGTGGTTCATCAAGGCGACGGGAGCGTAG
- a CDS encoding adenylate/guanylate cyclase domain-containing protein translates to MRISFRATLLTLMLAVLLTAVALLGTAAYLYARFAVQDLGAQVLTQASERVEQHVQHALDVAEDEADTVARLITEGWIDPDDEKRLSTYFAASLEARPSLSYMSFGMPSGKYYHAFRDRNGDLSVLWLTPEDDGSRYLREFTVLPGETWSKLRDIPNSKRTPPYERPYYLSAKNAETPVWTESYVFLGSGESLDVPGVSRAVPAEGPDGEFVGVLTADFDLYALSRFLRDVKLGSAGISFLLEVTGDGARRVIAHPAAADPDETKRIDLTQPAPDDGGRVTIRAEDIADPRVANFLEPLGTDLTGVPASLQEITFEADGRTYLGSYRHLGREGGPNWIIGMALPEDEIFGDVQRMAQLMVYLGLGGVLVAAALSVLLSKRIAGYLRAIADETRRIGQFRLDPKPPVQSRIREISTLATAVEEMKTGLRSFQKYVPADLVRLLLESGEEAKLGGARTEITVYFSDLEGFTSISETLPPDTLVELLARYLDEMTGEILDHGGTVDKFIGDGIMALWGAPRSHGQDALEACRAALANRGRLAKLRDIWAKEGLPLLRTRTGIHTGSAMVGNFGSPNRLDYTAIGDTVNVASRLEGLNHIYGTDILISDVTRRAVDDVIVTRPIDKVAVKGRQEGLVIYALIGERDALSEDDIALAQACTEAMDLYFNREWDAAAAAFAAILKQKPDDEPAKIMRDRCEAFAQSPPPGDWDGLSQTEKR, encoded by the coding sequence GTGCGCATAAGCTTTCGGGCCACACTTCTCACTCTGATGCTGGCCGTGCTGCTGACGGCGGTGGCGCTGCTCGGGACGGCGGCGTATCTCTATGCGCGTTTCGCGGTCCAGGATCTCGGTGCGCAAGTTCTCACGCAGGCCTCCGAGCGGGTCGAGCAGCATGTGCAGCACGCGCTGGACGTGGCCGAGGACGAGGCGGATACCGTCGCCAGGCTCATCACCGAAGGCTGGATCGATCCGGATGACGAGAAGCGGCTCAGCACCTACTTCGCGGCATCGCTGGAGGCCCGTCCGAGCCTGTCCTACATGTCCTTCGGCATGCCGAGCGGGAAGTACTACCACGCCTTTCGGGACCGCAACGGCGATCTCAGCGTGCTGTGGCTCACGCCGGAAGACGATGGCAGCCGCTATCTCCGGGAGTTCACCGTGCTGCCCGGAGAGACCTGGTCGAAGCTGCGGGACATTCCGAATTCGAAGCGGACGCCTCCGTATGAGCGGCCGTATTACCTTTCGGCAAAGAACGCCGAGACGCCGGTCTGGACCGAATCCTATGTGTTTCTCGGCTCCGGCGAATCCCTGGACGTTCCGGGCGTCAGCCGGGCGGTGCCGGCGGAGGGGCCCGATGGGGAGTTTGTCGGCGTCCTGACGGCGGATTTCGACCTTTACGCCCTGAGCCGGTTCCTGCGCGACGTGAAGCTGGGCTCGGCCGGCATCTCCTTCCTGCTGGAGGTGACGGGCGACGGCGCGCGGCGCGTCATCGCCCACCCGGCCGCAGCCGATCCCGACGAAACCAAGCGGATCGATCTGACCCAACCCGCGCCGGACGATGGCGGACGTGTCACGATCCGGGCCGAGGACATCGCGGATCCGCGCGTCGCCAACTTCCTCGAGCCGCTCGGCACCGATCTGACCGGGGTTCCCGCGTCGTTGCAGGAGATCACGTTCGAAGCGGACGGCCGTACCTATCTCGGCAGCTACAGACACCTCGGCCGGGAGGGCGGACCTAACTGGATCATCGGCATGGCGCTGCCCGAGGACGAGATCTTCGGCGACGTTCAACGCATGGCCCAGCTCATGGTCTATCTCGGCCTCGGCGGCGTGCTGGTCGCGGCGGCGTTGTCGGTCCTGCTATCGAAGCGTATCGCCGGCTATCTCCGCGCCATCGCGGACGAAACCCGCAGGATCGGACAGTTCCGCCTCGATCCGAAACCGCCCGTGCAAAGCCGCATTCGCGAAATCAGCACGCTTGCGACGGCGGTTGAGGAAATGAAGACGGGTCTGCGGTCGTTCCAGAAATACGTGCCGGCCGATTTGGTCCGCCTCCTGTTGGAATCCGGTGAAGAGGCGAAGCTCGGCGGTGCGCGCACCGAGATCACCGTCTACTTCTCCGACCTTGAGGGCTTCACCTCGATATCGGAAACGCTTCCGCCCGATACACTCGTCGAGCTCCTCGCGCGCTATCTCGACGAGATGACGGGGGAGATTCTCGATCATGGCGGAACGGTCGACAAGTTCATCGGCGACGGCATCATGGCCCTTTGGGGCGCGCCACGTTCTCACGGGCAGGATGCGCTCGAGGCTTGCCGGGCGGCGCTTGCCAATCGTGGGCGGCTTGCGAAGCTCCGCGACATCTGGGCGAAGGAGGGCCTGCCCTTGCTTCGTACCCGCACGGGCATCCACACCGGGTCCGCGATGGTCGGCAATTTCGGCAGCCCGAACCGGCTCGACTACACGGCCATCGGCGACACGGTCAATGTCGCGAGCCGGCTCGAAGGCCTGAACCACATCTACGGGACGGACATTCTCATCAGCGACGTGACCCGGCGTGCCGTGGACGATGTCATCGTCACCCGGCCGATCGACAAGGTCGCGGTCAAGGGGCGTCAGGAAGGCCTTGTGATCTATGCGCTGATCGGCGAGCGCGATGCCTTGTCCGAAGATGATATCGCCTTGGCGCAAGCCTGCACCGAGGCGATGGACCTGTATTTCAACCGGGAGTGGGATGCGGCGGCGGCCGCCTTTGCCGCCATCCTGAAGCAGAAGCCGGACGACGAGCCGGCCAAGATCATGCGCGACCGTTGCGAGGCTTTCGCCCAATCGCCGCCGCCGGGGGACTGGGACGGCCTTTCCCAAACGGAGAAGCGCTAG
- a CDS encoding adenylosuccinate synthase, protein MANVVVVGSQWGDEGKGKIVDWLSERADVVVRFQGGHNAGHTLVVDGKTYKLSLLPSGVVRQNKLSVIGNGVVVDPWALAEEIARVEELGVTISRDNLRIAENATLILPLHRELDALREAAAGAGKIGTTKRGIGPAYEDKVGRRAIRVMDLADLSVLKPKVERILAHHNPLRRGLGEPEISADELCSQITEVADKILPYMDSVWSLLDKAKTDRKRILFEGAQGALLDIDHGTYPFVTSSNTVAAQAATGSGIGPSAISFVLGITKAYTTRVGEGPFPTELFDETGKLIGERGAEFGTVTGRARRCGWFDACLVRQTCKVAGINGIALTKLDVLDDIPGGKLKICVGYKLDGAEIDYLPAAQGAQARVEPIYEEMDGWTESTQGARSWAELPAQCIKYVRRLEELTGVPVALLSTSPERDDTILVRDPFAG, encoded by the coding sequence GTGGCCAACGTCGTGGTCGTCGGCTCCCAATGGGGCGACGAGGGCAAGGGCAAGATCGTGGACTGGCTGTCCGAGCGCGCCGATGTGGTGGTGCGCTTTCAAGGCGGACATAATGCCGGCCATACGCTGGTGGTCGACGGAAAGACCTACAAGCTTTCCCTGCTTCCCTCGGGCGTGGTGCGCCAGAACAAGCTCTCGGTGATCGGCAATGGCGTCGTGGTCGACCCCTGGGCCTTGGCCGAGGAAATCGCGCGCGTCGAGGAACTCGGGGTCACCATCTCCCGCGACAATCTTCGCATTGCCGAGAACGCCACGCTGATCCTGCCGCTGCACCGTGAGCTGGACGCGCTGCGCGAGGCCGCGGCGGGCGCAGGCAAGATCGGCACGACGAAGCGTGGAATCGGTCCGGCCTACGAGGACAAGGTCGGGCGCCGGGCAATCAGGGTCATGGACCTGGCGGACCTGTCCGTGTTGAAGCCGAAGGTGGAACGCATCCTCGCCCATCACAACCCGCTGCGGCGCGGTCTTGGCGAGCCCGAGATCTCGGCGGATGAGCTGTGCAGTCAGATCACCGAGGTCGCCGACAAGATCCTTCCCTACATGGATTCGGTTTGGTCGCTGCTCGACAAGGCCAAGACCGACCGCAAGCGGATTCTGTTCGAGGGCGCGCAAGGGGCGCTGCTCGATATCGACCACGGCACGTATCCGTTCGTGACCTCCTCCAACACGGTGGCGGCGCAAGCGGCGACCGGCTCGGGGATTGGGCCGAGCGCGATCAGCTTCGTGCTTGGCATCACCAAGGCCTACACGACGCGTGTGGGCGAAGGGCCTTTTCCAACCGAGCTCTTCGACGAGACAGGCAAGCTGATCGGGGAGCGCGGCGCGGAGTTCGGCACGGTGACGGGCCGGGCGCGCCGCTGCGGCTGGTTCGATGCCTGCCTCGTGCGGCAGACCTGCAAGGTCGCCGGGATCAACGGGATCGCCCTCACCAAGCTCGACGTTTTGGATGACATTCCGGGCGGCAAGCTGAAGATTTGCGTCGGCTACAAGCTCGACGGCGCGGAGATCGACTACCTGCCGGCGGCGCAAGGGGCGCAGGCGCGTGTGGAGCCCATCTACGAAGAAATGGACGGCTGGACCGAGTCGACGCAAGGCGCGCGTTCCTGGGCGGAGCTGCCTGCGCAATGCATCAAATATGTCCGCCGGCTCGAGGAGCTGACCGGCGTGCCTGTCGCGCTTCTGTCCACGAGTCCCGAGCGCGACGACACGATCCTCGTGCGCGATCCGTTCGCCGGTTAG
- a CDS encoding phosphoserine transaminase, producing MTSSNKPNHRPENPRFSSGPCTKYKGWSLEALSGALLGRNHRQTDTLGRIAEALDRTRALLKLPDGYRVALVPASDTGAVEMALWNLLGPRGVDVLAWEAFSADWVTDIVDELKLSDVRVLTAPYGELPDLGQVDFARDVVFAWNGTTSGVRVPNADWISGTREGLTICDATSAVFAQDIDWRKLDVTTYSWQKVLGGEAQHGMLILSPRAVERLESYTPPWPMPKLFRLAADGKLMESVFEGSTINTPSMLCIEDYLAALAFAERVGGLEATIARADANAETISKWVAETPWVDFLAVDPATRSNTSICLKVVDPDVTALSADEQAAFAKRMAKRLEKEGVAFDIASYRSAPPGLRVWTGSTVERSDVEALLPWLDWAFGCEKEALGGSA from the coding sequence GTGACATCGTCGAACAAACCTAACCATCGTCCCGAGAACCCGCGCTTCTCATCCGGCCCGTGCACCAAGTACAAGGGCTGGTCGCTCGAGGCGCTCAGCGGCGCGCTGCTGGGGCGCAACCATCGGCAGACGGACACGTTGGGGCGGATCGCGGAGGCGCTCGACCGCACGCGCGCGCTGCTCAAACTGCCCGACGGCTATCGCGTCGCGCTGGTGCCGGCCTCGGACACGGGCGCGGTCGAGATGGCGCTGTGGAACCTGCTCGGCCCGCGCGGCGTCGATGTGCTGGCGTGGGAAGCGTTCAGCGCGGACTGGGTCACGGATATCGTCGACGAACTCAAGCTGAGCGACGTCCGTGTGCTCACGGCCCCTTACGGAGAGCTTCCCGATCTTGGCCAAGTGGATTTCGCGCGCGACGTCGTCTTCGCCTGGAACGGCACCACCTCGGGCGTGCGGGTACCGAACGCGGACTGGATCTCAGGCACACGCGAAGGCCTGACGATTTGCGACGCCACGTCGGCCGTGTTCGCGCAGGATATCGACTGGCGCAAACTCGACGTCACCACCTACTCCTGGCAGAAGGTGCTCGGCGGTGAAGCGCAGCACGGCATGTTGATCCTGTCGCCGCGCGCGGTCGAGCGGCTGGAAAGCTACACGCCGCCGTGGCCGATGCCGAAGCTCTTCCGTCTCGCCGCGGACGGCAAGCTGATGGAGTCCGTTTTCGAGGGCTCGACGATCAATACGCCGTCCATGTTGTGCATCGAGGACTACCTGGCTGCTCTTGCGTTCGCTGAGCGCGTCGGCGGCCTCGAGGCAACGATCGCGCGCGCCGATGCCAATGCGGAAACCATCTCGAAGTGGGTCGCCGAGACCCCCTGGGTGGATTTTCTCGCCGTCGATCCCGCGACGCGCTCCAACACATCGATCTGCCTGAAAGTGGTCGATCCGGACGTGACGGCGCTCTCGGCGGACGAGCAGGCTGCCTTCGCCAAGCGCATGGCCAAGCGGCTCGAAAAAGAAGGCGTCGCGTTCGATATCGCCTCTTACCGTTCGGCGCCGCCGGGTCTTCGGGTCTGGACAGGCTCCACGGTGGAGCGGTCGGATGTGGAAGCCTTGCTGCCCTGGCTCGACTGGGCCTTCGGGTGCGAGAAGGAGGCGCTTGGTGGGAGCGCCTAA
- a CDS encoding outer membrane protein — protein MGQTRSLVLASVLAMAPITVTHAADLGLPPPPPVIEAPCVGCTGPIYLRGFIGAANPVVDGISSELFQYNDFTVVHEDIKSSPLFGLGVGYQFNNWLRFDMTAEYRGKSLFIAQDKYPGGNGSFSRASNDADGTFLPGTNEYTADIESWVGLWNAYADLGTYWCFTPYVGAGIGIASVSVLGLKDVNVPNGGVAYGADNTETNFAWAVYGGIAYDVNESVTLDLSYRYSDLGEAKSGTVTAFDGTSSYAGVDLGNVTSHDLMLGMRWKLGHAPVVPAPMPVAFK, from the coding sequence ATGGGACAGACACGTTCTCTAGTTCTCGCCAGTGTATTGGCCATGGCGCCAATCACGGTCACGCATGCGGCCGATCTCGGCCTTCCGCCGCCGCCGCCTGTTATCGAGGCGCCGTGCGTTGGTTGCACGGGACCGATCTATTTGAGGGGCTTCATCGGCGCCGCCAATCCCGTCGTGGATGGCATCAGCTCCGAGCTGTTCCAGTACAACGACTTCACGGTCGTGCACGAAGACATCAAGAGTTCGCCGCTGTTCGGCCTCGGCGTCGGCTACCAGTTCAACAACTGGCTCCGCTTCGACATGACGGCTGAATATCGCGGCAAGTCGCTCTTCATCGCCCAGGACAAATATCCGGGCGGCAACGGCAGCTTCAGCCGGGCCAGCAATGACGCGGACGGGACGTTCCTGCCCGGCACCAACGAATACACGGCCGACATCGAGAGCTGGGTTGGTCTATGGAACGCCTATGCGGATCTCGGCACCTATTGGTGCTTCACGCCCTATGTCGGTGCCGGTATCGGTATCGCCTCGGTGTCCGTGCTTGGCCTCAAGGACGTCAACGTCCCGAACGGCGGTGTTGCCTATGGCGCCGACAACACGGAGACGAACTTCGCTTGGGCCGTCTATGGCGGTATCGCCTACGACGTGAACGAGTCCGTGACGCTCGACCTGTCCTATCGCTACTCCGATCTCGGCGAAGCGAAGAGCGGGACCGTGACGGCCTTCGACGGCACCAGCTCCTACGCTGGCGTGGATCTCGGCAATGTGACCTCGCATGACCTCATGCTGGGCATGCGCTGGAAACTGGGCCACGCACCGGTCGTTCCCGCCCCGATGCCGGTCGCGTTCAAATAG
- the glmM gene encoding phosphoglucosamine mutase, which translates to MARNYFGTDGIRGSANSHPMTSEVALKVGMAAGKLFTNGSYRHRVVIGKDTRLSGYMIESALVSGFTAAGMDVFQLGPMPTPAVAMLTRSLRADLGVMISASHNPYLDNGIKLFGPEGYKLSDEQEGEIEALIEGDSAGLLASAERIGRATRIESARERYIEFAKRTLPRNLRFDGIRAVIDCANGAAYKVAPEALWELGTEVIKIGVEPNGLNINKDCGSTSPQNLIRKVQEVRADIGIALDGDADRVVIVDEKGRIIDGDQLMAVIGEFWLRRGRLAGGGIVATVMSNLGLERYMEDLGLGMARTPVGDRYVTEHMRQHGYNVGGEQSGHIVLSDFSTTGDGLVTALQILAVVVQSGRPVSEVCKRFEPLPQVLENVRYKDSQPLDNVGVQRAINDGKSRLGNAGRLVIRPSGTEPVIRVMAEGDDEGLVKTVVSDIVHALSDAAAA; encoded by the coding sequence GGTATCCGTGGCAGCGCCAACTCGCATCCGATGACCTCGGAAGTGGCGCTCAAGGTCGGCATGGCCGCCGGCAAGCTATTCACCAATGGTTCCTATCGCCATCGCGTCGTGATCGGCAAGGACACAAGGCTTTCGGGCTACATGATCGAGTCCGCGCTGGTGTCCGGCTTCACCGCGGCCGGAATGGACGTGTTCCAGCTCGGGCCGATGCCGACGCCTGCCGTTGCTATGCTGACGCGCTCGCTCCGCGCCGATCTCGGCGTGATGATCTCGGCTTCTCACAATCCTTATCTCGACAACGGCATCAAGCTGTTCGGGCCGGAAGGCTACAAGCTCTCCGATGAGCAAGAGGGCGAGATCGAGGCGTTGATCGAGGGCGATTCAGCGGGCCTGCTCGCATCGGCCGAACGCATCGGCCGCGCGACCCGTATCGAGAGCGCCCGTGAGCGCTATATCGAATTTGCGAAGCGCACCTTGCCGCGCAATCTGCGCTTCGACGGAATCCGGGCGGTTATCGACTGCGCGAACGGCGCTGCCTACAAGGTCGCGCCCGAGGCGCTTTGGGAGCTTGGAACCGAGGTCATCAAGATCGGCGTCGAGCCCAACGGTCTCAACATCAACAAGGATTGCGGTTCGACATCGCCGCAAAACCTGATCCGCAAGGTTCAAGAGGTCCGCGCCGATATCGGTATCGCGCTGGACGGCGATGCGGACCGGGTCGTGATCGTCGACGAGAAGGGCCGCATCATCGATGGCGACCAGCTCATGGCGGTCATCGGCGAATTCTGGCTCCGGCGCGGACGGCTGGCGGGCGGCGGCATCGTCGCCACCGTCATGTCCAATCTCGGTCTCGAGCGCTACATGGAAGACCTCGGGCTCGGCATGGCCCGGACGCCCGTGGGCGACCGCTACGTGACCGAACATATGCGCCAGCACGGTTACAATGTGGGCGGCGAACAGTCCGGGCACATCGTATTGTCCGACTTCTCGACGACGGGCGACGGCCTGGTCACGGCGCTGCAGATCCTGGCCGTGGTGGTCCAGAGCGGTCGTCCGGTGAGCGAGGTCTGCAAGCGCTTCGAGCCGCTTCCCCAGGTCCTCGAGAACGTGCGCTACAAGGACAGCCAGCCGCTCGACAATGTCGGCGTACAGCGCGCGATCAACGACGGAAAGTCGAGGCTCGGCAACGCCGGCCGTCTCGTCATCCGCCCGTCGGGCACGGAGCCCGTGATTCGCGTGATGGCCGAAGGCGACGACGAGGGACTCGTCAAAACGGTGGTCTCGGACATCGTCCATGCCCTCTCGGACGCCGCCGCCGCTTAA